A stretch of the Sphingobacterium thalpophilum genome encodes the following:
- a CDS encoding UbiX family flavin prenyltransferase — protein MSKRKIVVAITGASGSIYAKVLLEKLNSLKTQLAEVGIVMSNNAKDVWRAELGDESYQDVPFKFYDKNDFFAPFASGSARFDTMIVCPCSMGTLSRIAYGISSDLTTRAADVMLKERRKLILVTRETPLSLIHIQNMKLVTEAGGIICPASPSFYSLPKTLEELAETVVDRILSLAGFEFKHYQWGENS, from the coding sequence ATGTCCAAAAGAAAGATTGTTGTTGCCATTACTGGAGCAAGCGGCTCTATATATGCGAAAGTGTTGCTGGAAAAGCTGAATTCATTAAAAACTCAGCTCGCTGAGGTCGGCATTGTGATGTCAAACAATGCTAAAGATGTGTGGCGTGCTGAACTGGGTGATGAAAGCTATCAGGATGTCCCTTTTAAATTTTATGACAAAAATGATTTTTTTGCGCCATTTGCTTCGGGATCGGCTCGTTTTGATACGATGATTGTATGTCCCTGTTCGATGGGGACACTTTCAAGAATTGCCTACGGTATTTCCTCTGATCTCACGACCCGTGCGGCTGACGTTATGCTAAAAGAACGGCGGAAATTGATTTTAGTCACGCGGGAAACGCCACTGAGCCTTATCCATATCCAAAATATGAAACTCGTGACCGAAGCGGGGGGAATTATCTGCCCTGCGTCCCCTTCATTTTATAGCTTGCCGAAGACATTGGAAGAGCTGGCAGAAACAGTTGTCGACCGGATTCTGAGTCTTGCGGGCTTCGAATTTAAGCATTACCAATGGGGAGAAAATTCTTAA
- a CDS encoding MBL fold metallo-hydrolase: MRVTFLGTGTSQGVPVIACQCQVCQSMDKRDKRLRSSILLEYNDHTLVVDTGPDFRYQMLREKVTHLDAVLMTHSHKDHIAGLDDVRAFNYQQHSSIAIYGTSDLHQALKREFYYAFTDVKYPGAPRLDLEEITAGESFQLFGKDIMPIEVMHYKMPVIGYRIDDFAYITDAKFVGAASRRLLEGVKVLVVNALQKESHISHFTLEEAIEFARDVHAEKTYFTHIGHRMGLHEVVSQELPASMFLAYDRLQLEL; encoded by the coding sequence TTGAGAGTAACATTTTTAGGAACCGGAACATCACAGGGTGTGCCTGTTATAGCATGCCAATGTCAAGTCTGCCAATCCATGGACAAGCGGGACAAGCGTTTACGTTCATCCATACTCCTGGAATATAACGATCACACCCTTGTCGTGGATACGGGGCCTGATTTCCGGTACCAGATGCTTCGGGAAAAGGTGACCCATCTGGATGCCGTGCTGATGACTCATTCCCACAAAGATCATATCGCGGGGTTGGACGATGTCAGAGCATTTAACTACCAGCAGCACTCGTCTATAGCCATCTACGGGACGTCTGATCTCCATCAGGCTTTAAAACGTGAGTTTTACTACGCATTTACAGACGTAAAATATCCAGGAGCACCGCGACTGGATTTGGAAGAGATCACGGCTGGAGAGTCTTTTCAGCTTTTCGGAAAAGATATCATGCCGATTGAGGTCATGCATTATAAAATGCCGGTAATCGGTTATAGAATTGATGACTTTGCCTATATCACCGATGCCAAGTTTGTTGGTGCGGCATCGAGGCGGCTTCTTGAGGGAGTGAAGGTGCTGGTCGTCAACGCTCTGCAGAAAGAGTCCCATATTTCACATTTTACACTTGAGGAGGCAATTGAGTTTGCACGTGATGTTCATGCTGAAAAGACCTACTTTACGCATATTGGACATCGGATGGGACTGCACGAAGTAGTCTCCCAAGAACTGCCTGCCTCCATGTTTTTGGCCTACGACAGACTGCAGCTCGAATTATAA
- a CDS encoding ankyrin repeat domain-containing protein — protein MNLSILEQYIEEGKSHDIDLLLIGNPELLQETTSHGISPLLLACYYNKPQIIRILLQHTKTMTIHEACAAGLTSYVEAIIQQAPSVVNEWSAHGFSPLAMATYFNKTDIVRLLLSKKVNPNIASRNEQQAYPLHIAAANNHEEIGKMLLEADADVNAVQSTGETALHFAAQHGNIDLIVALLEFGADTRIVNIKGLTPADLAAEKGFKEIAEILAN, from the coding sequence ATGAATCTTTCTATTTTAGAACAATATATCGAAGAAGGCAAAAGCCACGACATTGATTTATTATTGATTGGCAATCCCGAGCTACTGCAAGAAACGACAAGCCATGGCATATCACCACTTCTGCTGGCCTGTTATTACAATAAACCGCAGATCATCCGCATATTGTTACAGCATACCAAGACAATGACAATACATGAGGCTTGCGCTGCCGGACTAACCTCTTATGTGGAAGCAATCATCCAGCAGGCTCCATCAGTAGTTAATGAGTGGTCCGCCCATGGCTTTTCACCGCTGGCTATGGCCACGTATTTCAACAAAACCGACATTGTACGACTTTTGTTATCAAAAAAAGTAAATCCGAATATTGCCAGCAGAAATGAACAGCAGGCCTATCCACTTCATATTGCGGCAGCAAATAATCATGAAGAAATTGGAAAAATGCTGCTCGAAGCTGACGCTGACGTCAATGCCGTGCAGTCGACTGGTGAAACAGCTTTGCATTTTGCGGCCCAGCATGGAAATATCGACCTGATCGTTGCTCTGCTGGAATTCGGTGCCGATACCCGGATAGTCAACATAAAGGGACTAACACCCGCAGATCTTGCCGCCGAAAAAGGTTTTAAAGAAATTGCGGAGATACTTGCAAATTAA
- a CDS encoding 2-C-methyl-D-erythritol 4-phosphate cytidylyltransferase, with the protein MNFVVIVAAGTGSRMNSSLPKQFLELNGRPVLMHSIERFSQSQDVSEIILVISREMEEFWKALCMENQFDEVYHLVYGGKSRFESVRNGILYIQEHFQIGNNDYIAVHDGARPIISSELIARAFHGAYQHHAVVLAQSSVESVRIGNPRSSKALDRNQVWLVQTPQVFQAELLINAYCQPEDPLFTDDASVVEKMGNSVAIVEGDPKNIKITYPQDLQIAQFYLSLPD; encoded by the coding sequence ATGAACTTTGTCGTTATCGTTGCTGCAGGCACTGGAAGCCGCATGAACAGCAGCCTTCCCAAGCAGTTTCTTGAATTGAATGGAAGACCTGTGCTTATGCATAGCATAGAGCGGTTTTCCCAATCCCAAGATGTATCAGAGATTATTCTCGTAATTAGCCGCGAGATGGAAGAGTTTTGGAAAGCATTGTGTATGGAAAATCAGTTTGACGAAGTGTATCACTTGGTGTACGGCGGGAAAAGCCGCTTCGAAAGTGTCAGAAACGGCATCCTATATATACAGGAGCATTTTCAAATCGGGAATAATGACTACATTGCCGTACACGACGGCGCCCGGCCTATCATCTCTTCGGAACTGATAGCCCGTGCTTTTCATGGCGCCTACCAGCACCATGCAGTTGTACTGGCTCAATCCAGCGTGGAGTCAGTGCGCATAGGCAATCCTAGAAGCAGTAAAGCACTAGATAGAAATCAGGTTTGGCTCGTTCAGACACCGCAGGTCTTTCAAGCGGAATTACTGATCAACGCCTACTGCCAGCCAGAAGACCCCTTATTTACTGATGATGCTTCAGTCGTTGAAAAAATGGGCAATTCGGTCGCCATCGTTGAGGGTGATCCCAAAAATATTAAAATCACCTATCCCCAGGACTTGCAAATTGCCCAGTTTTATCTCAGCCTGCCAGATTAA
- a CDS encoding dihydroorotase, with the protein MKSLLITAVKVILPGNEFHQQVVDVLIEKGKIMQIANSIKVADKNVETIDGTGKILSPGFFDLHANFGEPGLETKEDLVTGTAAAAAGGFTGVAVMPNTQPAIQSRAEVALVVNTAKGNIVDVHPIGAISKNREGKELAELYDMRQNGAVAFSDGNKSVQQAGLMSRALLYAKGFGGLIFSHAEDESMAGGNKMNEGAMSTYLGMKGIPNLAESLMVSRDLYLAEYTDAPIHFASISTPEAVDLIKKAKAKGLRVTCDVAAHQLVFTDEDVAGFDSNYKVSPPLRTKTDAKALIKALKDGIIDAVVSQHTPQEVEFKNVEFHIAKNGIIGLQTVLPLLVRAGLNEEQIVNCLAVRPRQILGVEVPQIQVGALANLVLFDLTKSWTFDEKSNKSKSKNSPLFGQTLQGAVEMIINNNQLTKND; encoded by the coding sequence ATGAAGAGCTTATTGATTACTGCTGTTAAAGTAATTTTGCCAGGTAACGAATTTCATCAGCAGGTTGTTGATGTATTGATCGAAAAGGGCAAGATTATGCAAATTGCAAACAGCATCAAGGTAGCTGATAAAAACGTAGAGACTATTGACGGTACTGGTAAAATTTTGTCGCCCGGATTTTTTGATTTACATGCCAATTTCGGGGAGCCGGGATTGGAAACAAAGGAGGATCTCGTAACGGGTACCGCGGCTGCTGCTGCAGGCGGCTTTACCGGCGTAGCGGTGATGCCGAACACACAGCCGGCCATACAGAGCCGCGCCGAAGTGGCGCTTGTGGTCAATACCGCCAAAGGTAATATTGTGGATGTGCACCCCATTGGAGCGATCAGTAAAAATAGAGAAGGAAAGGAGTTGGCTGAGCTCTATGATATGAGGCAAAATGGTGCTGTAGCCTTCAGTGATGGGAATAAAAGTGTACAGCAGGCCGGCTTAATGAGCAGAGCGCTGCTTTATGCGAAAGGTTTTGGGGGGCTGATATTCTCTCATGCAGAAGATGAGTCGATGGCAGGGGGTAATAAGATGAACGAAGGGGCTATGAGTACCTATCTGGGGATGAAAGGTATACCTAATCTCGCGGAGTCTTTAATGGTCTCGCGCGACCTTTATCTGGCCGAGTATACAGATGCGCCCATACATTTCGCTTCCATCAGCACGCCAGAAGCTGTGGATCTGATCAAAAAGGCCAAAGCTAAGGGGCTGCGTGTCACCTGCGATGTCGCGGCACATCAGCTGGTATTTACGGATGAGGATGTTGCCGGCTTCGACAGCAACTATAAAGTGAGCCCTCCGCTGCGGACAAAGACTGATGCCAAAGCTTTAATCAAAGCTCTGAAAGATGGGATTATAGACGCTGTTGTGTCACAGCACACCCCACAGGAGGTGGAATTTAAAAATGTGGAGTTCCATATCGCTAAAAATGGTATCATCGGCCTGCAGACCGTATTGCCGCTATTGGTTCGTGCGGGATTAAATGAAGAACAAATCGTTAACTGCCTTGCCGTTAGGCCAAGACAGATTTTAGGTGTTGAAGTGCCCCAGATACAGGTCGGTGCGCTGGCAAATCTTGTGCTGTTTGATCTGACAAAATCCTGGACTTTTGATGAAAAATCAAATAAGTCGAAATCAAAAAATTCTCCATTATTCGGACAGACATTACAGGGGGCTGTCGAAATGATCATCAATAATAATCAATTGACTAAAAACGATTAA
- a CDS encoding glycosyltransferase, which produces MSIRSKKSFNRHMRIVILGSAYPLRGGGIASFNERLASHFQAQGHEVDIYSFSLQYPNFLFPGKSQYSDEPPPAGLHIRTKVNSVNPLNWVRVGRELKNARYDLLIVRFWMPFFGPCLGTIQRQVKKNKHTRIVCIADNIIPHEQRFGDTLLIRYFLKSVDACVTMSKSVLADLRRLSPHMPAVYSPHPLYDNYGAHLSKAEARKQLHIPENEKVILFFGFIRHYKGLDLLLEALADARVRQLQVKLLLAGEFYGDPAPYRAIISKHNLDDAIFMHTDFIPNQEVGRYFSAADCVVLPYRTATQSGITQVAYHFDLPMIVSNVGGLPELVESGYVGYVVEPNAEAIANGIMDFYTRNKEQQFRTNIIDEKKKYSWQTFGNVILKLAE; this is translated from the coding sequence ATGAGTATCAGATCGAAAAAGTCATTTAATCGGCATATGCGTATTGTCATTTTAGGCTCTGCTTATCCGCTAAGAGGGGGGGGGATCGCTTCTTTCAACGAGCGGCTGGCATCCCATTTCCAAGCACAGGGCCATGAAGTCGATATCTATTCTTTTTCCTTGCAATATCCGAATTTTCTTTTTCCGGGCAAATCTCAGTACTCGGATGAGCCCCCGCCTGCGGGTTTGCACATCAGGACCAAAGTGAATTCCGTTAACCCGCTGAATTGGGTTAGGGTCGGAAGAGAACTAAAAAATGCTCGGTATGACCTGTTGATTGTCCGGTTTTGGATGCCTTTCTTTGGGCCCTGCTTGGGTACAATCCAACGTCAGGTAAAGAAAAACAAGCATACCCGGATAGTTTGTATCGCCGACAATATCATTCCGCACGAACAACGCTTTGGTGATACCTTGCTGATCCGTTATTTTTTGAAATCCGTCGATGCCTGTGTGACCATGAGCAAAAGTGTACTGGCTGATTTAAGGCGGCTAAGTCCGCATATGCCTGCAGTATACAGCCCACATCCGTTGTACGATAATTATGGAGCTCACCTGTCTAAAGCAGAGGCGCGCAAGCAGCTCCATATTCCCGAAAATGAAAAAGTCATTTTATTCTTTGGTTTTATCCGGCATTATAAAGGCTTGGATCTGCTGTTGGAAGCTTTGGCAGACGCCCGGGTTCGGCAGCTTCAGGTGAAACTGCTGCTGGCTGGAGAATTTTATGGCGATCCTGCACCTTACCGGGCAATTATCAGCAAGCATAATCTGGATGACGCCATTTTTATGCATACCGATTTTATTCCGAACCAAGAAGTGGGACGTTATTTTTCCGCAGCAGATTGTGTTGTGCTACCTTACCGAACAGCCACGCAGAGCGGAATTACCCAAGTTGCTTATCACTTCGATCTCCCCATGATCGTCAGCAATGTCGGGGGACTGCCCGAGCTCGTGGAAAGTGGCTACGTGGGATATGTGGTGGAGCCCAACGCAGAGGCTATTGCCAATGGAATTATGGACTTCTATACCCGTAACAAAGAGCAGCAATTCCGGACAAATATTATCGATGAAAAGAAAAAATATAGCTGGCAGACTTTCGGTAATGTAATTCTTAAGCTTGCTGAGTAA
- the queA gene encoding tRNA preQ1(34) S-adenosylmethionine ribosyltransferase-isomerase QueA translates to MKLSQFKFNLPESLLASEPSENRDESRLMVLHKDTGKIEHKIFKDVLDYFDDKDVMILNNTKVFPARLYGNKEKTGATIEVFLLRELNNELRLWDVLVDPARKIRVGNKLYFGDDDLLVAEVVDNTTSRGRTIRFLFDGTDEEFRRNIEILGETPLPKYIKRKATPEDKFRYQTIYAKNEGAVAAPTAGLHFSRELMKRLELKGVDFAEVTLHVGLGTFRTVEVEDLTKHKMDSEQFIITEEAARIVNKAIDNKRRVCAVGTTSMRAIESSVSADHHLKPASDWTSKFIYPPYDFSIANSMITNFHTPESTLLVMIAAFAGYENVMNAYEVAVKEKYRFYSYGDAMLII, encoded by the coding sequence ATGAAGTTATCTCAATTTAAATTCAACTTACCAGAATCACTACTTGCTTCTGAACCTTCTGAAAATCGTGACGAATCGCGTCTGATGGTCTTACATAAGGATACTGGTAAAATAGAACACAAAATTTTCAAAGATGTATTGGATTATTTTGACGACAAAGACGTCATGATATTGAACAATACGAAAGTTTTTCCAGCACGTCTATACGGCAATAAAGAAAAAACTGGAGCGACTATTGAGGTTTTTTTGTTACGCGAATTGAACAACGAGCTTCGTCTATGGGATGTACTAGTGGATCCGGCACGTAAAATTCGTGTTGGCAACAAGTTATATTTCGGTGATGATGATTTGCTGGTAGCTGAAGTTGTTGACAATACTACTTCCCGCGGCCGGACGATCAGATTTTTATTTGATGGTACAGACGAAGAATTCCGCCGTAATATCGAAATTTTAGGCGAAACTCCACTGCCGAAGTATATTAAGCGCAAGGCTACGCCTGAAGATAAGTTCCGTTATCAAACCATCTATGCCAAAAATGAAGGAGCTGTGGCTGCACCAACTGCCGGCCTTCACTTCTCACGCGAACTGATGAAACGTCTCGAACTTAAAGGCGTTGATTTTGCTGAAGTCACCCTTCACGTTGGTCTCGGTACTTTCCGTACGGTAGAGGTAGAAGATCTGACAAAACACAAGATGGACTCCGAGCAGTTTATTATTACGGAAGAGGCTGCCAGAATCGTGAATAAGGCTATCGACAACAAACGTCGTGTCTGTGCCGTAGGAACCACTTCCATGCGTGCGATCGAATCTTCGGTTTCTGCCGACCACCATTTAAAGCCGGCGTCTGACTGGACGAGCAAATTTATCTATCCACCCTACGATTTCAGTATTGCAAATTCGATGATCACCAACTTTCACACACCCGAATCTACCCTGTTGGTGATGATTGCGGCCTTTGCAGGTTATGAAAACGTCATGAACGCTTATGAAGTTGCCGTGAAGGAAAAATATAGATTTTACAGCTATGGTGATGCCATGCTGATTATATAA
- a CDS encoding DUF4199 domain-containing protein has translation MVDSINPNHAGFDAVIDKKRSIVYGIILGVISFILGLAVLFVVKDQESFWAVMSMSFIVNTGIFIIIAALFSFALRKAYGGYWSFSIALKSIFMMLAISTIISTIGTQIYVNFINPELQEKVVTHTINVTIDYMEKNNIPDEVIDSKIAELEKQVDSIGKITFGQIFKGLAITLLFQFVFALILAALSKRERLVYAQDNK, from the coding sequence ATGGTAGATTCAATCAACCCAAATCATGCTGGCTTCGATGCGGTCATCGATAAGAAGAGGAGTATAGTCTATGGTATAATACTAGGAGTTATTTCTTTTATTCTTGGTCTCGCGGTTCTCTTTGTCGTCAAAGACCAAGAGTCTTTTTGGGCAGTAATGTCCATGTCGTTTATCGTCAATACAGGGATTTTTATTATTATTGCAGCATTATTTTCTTTTGCACTTCGGAAAGCCTACGGCGGTTATTGGAGTTTTTCCATAGCATTGAAGTCCATCTTCATGATGCTGGCCATTTCAACCATTATCTCTACTATTGGAACCCAGATTTACGTAAATTTTATCAATCCAGAACTGCAGGAAAAAGTTGTGACACATACTATTAATGTGACCATTGACTATATGGAAAAAAACAATATACCCGATGAAGTAATCGACTCGAAAATCGCAGAATTGGAGAAACAGGTGGATTCAATCGGTAAAATTACGTTTGGACAGATTTTTAAAGGCTTGGCCATTACTTTGTTGTTTCAATTTGTCTTTGCCTTGATTTTGGCTGCATTGTCAAAAAGGGAAAGACTCGTGTATGCGCAAGATAACAAGTAG
- a CDS encoding DUF2306 domain-containing protein yields MLKKVRFSVVQGFWLLIFAYSAALMAEITWRYRSFALDANFLMIKQSEIEALWWYKYAFYVHVCSAILALPAGFTQFNRYLLKRYPRLHRVIGYSYVLSILMLAAPSGLLIGVVANGGILAIISFELLAVGWFYFTWQATRSAFRKNFNAHRDFMLRSFALTCSALTLRFWKVILIYFFQPNPMDVYQIIAWLGWVPNLLLVELIIYFRNRGRQSDRPLETVTPPPSATRFRQFI; encoded by the coding sequence ATGTTAAAGAAAGTTCGGTTTTCGGTTGTACAGGGCTTTTGGCTTTTGATCTTTGCCTACAGTGCGGCGTTGATGGCAGAGATTACATGGCGATACCGAAGCTTTGCACTGGATGCCAATTTTCTGATGATAAAGCAAAGCGAAATTGAGGCGCTCTGGTGGTATAAGTATGCATTTTATGTGCATGTATGTTCGGCCATATTAGCCCTTCCTGCCGGTTTTACCCAATTTAACCGTTATCTGCTCAAACGTTATCCCCGCTTGCACCGTGTTATTGGTTACAGTTATGTCCTGAGCATTTTAATGCTTGCGGCGCCTTCTGGACTATTGATTGGCGTGGTGGCCAATGGTGGTATACTGGCCATTATTTCTTTTGAACTGCTGGCGGTGGGCTGGTTTTATTTTACCTGGCAGGCAACTCGTTCGGCCTTTCGGAAAAACTTCAATGCGCATCGTGATTTTATGTTGCGCAGTTTCGCACTGACCTGCTCAGCCCTTACTTTGCGCTTCTGGAAAGTGATATTGATCTATTTCTTTCAGCCCAATCCTATGGATGTGTATCAGATTATTGCCTGGTTGGGCTGGGTACCAAATTTACTGCTTGTTGAACTAATTATTTATTTTAGAAATCGTGGCCGGCAGAGCGATCGCCCATTGGAAACGGTAACTCCTCCGCCTAGCGCCACTCGCTTTAGACAATTTATATAG
- a CDS encoding ABC transporter permease, translated as MLFLRLILESCQFALSALKDNRTRTMLSLLGVTIGIFTIIGVFSAVDTLRNNIEESVKKIGSKTLYIEKWPWDGGPNYPWWKYLNRPEPTYNNYLDLKNRMTTAEYMAYMINIGNTTIKYKNNSAQGSSVNAATYENLYIQNLNIVNGRYFAESESRGGALVTILGANIAEGLFPNEQPIGKYISMLGRKVQVIGVLKKEGNGVLINTSPDDTAFIPFELARNLVNYDNFSPSIAMLIKSNYTLAEAESEAKTLMRSIRRISPQREDNFSINQTTMITGALDQLFGIINLAGFSIGIFSILVGGFGIANIMFVSVKERTHIIGIQKALGAKNFFILSQFLIESIVLCLLGGGIGLFVVYFLAFIVQVATGVGIVVSLKMVILTVSLSTFIGLISGIVPALMASRLDPVEAIRSK; from the coding sequence ATGTTATTCCTTCGATTGATATTGGAAAGTTGTCAGTTTGCATTGTCAGCATTAAAGGACAACCGGACACGTACCATGCTCTCCTTGCTGGGCGTGACGATTGGTATTTTTACGATTATAGGTGTATTTTCAGCAGTGGATACCCTACGAAACAATATAGAGGAATCCGTGAAGAAAATAGGCAGCAAGACACTCTATATCGAAAAATGGCCATGGGACGGAGGTCCAAATTATCCTTGGTGGAAATACCTCAATCGGCCTGAGCCTACCTACAACAACTATCTTGATCTGAAAAACCGGATGACTACAGCCGAGTACATGGCCTATATGATCAATATCGGGAACACGACGATTAAATACAAAAACAATTCAGCGCAGGGATCTTCCGTGAATGCAGCGACCTATGAAAACCTGTATATACAGAATCTCAATATTGTCAATGGACGTTATTTTGCAGAAAGCGAATCCAGAGGTGGTGCGCTGGTGACGATTTTGGGAGCAAATATTGCTGAAGGCCTTTTTCCGAATGAGCAGCCGATCGGCAAGTATATCAGTATGCTTGGGAGAAAGGTACAGGTTATTGGGGTGCTAAAGAAAGAGGGGAATGGTGTGCTGATCAATACTTCTCCGGATGATACGGCTTTTATTCCGTTTGAACTTGCCCGCAATTTAGTGAATTACGACAACTTTTCTCCAAGTATCGCGATGTTAATCAAATCGAATTATACATTGGCGGAAGCCGAAAGTGAAGCGAAGACGCTGATGCGTTCGATCCGGCGTATTTCGCCACAACGTGAAGATAATTTTTCGATCAATCAAACAACGATGATCACCGGGGCGCTCGACCAGTTGTTTGGCATCATCAATCTCGCTGGTTTTTCAATCGGTATCTTTTCCATCCTCGTTGGCGGGTTTGGTATTGCCAATATCATGTTTGTGAGTGTTAAAGAACGTACGCATATCATCGGTATTCAAAAGGCATTGGGAGCCAAAAACTTCTTTATTTTATCCCAGTTTCTGATAGAATCCATTGTATTATGTCTGTTGGGCGGCGGCATTGGTCTTTTTGTTGTGTATTTTTTGGCCTTTATCGTGCAGGTGGCGACAGGGGTTGGCATTGTTGTCAGTCTCAAGATGGTGATCCTGACAGTTTCATTATCCACATTTATTGGTCTGATATCGGGTATTGTTCCTGCCTTGATGGCCTCGCGGCTGGACCCTGTCGAGGCGATCCGTAGTAAATAA
- a CDS encoding glycosyltransferase family 2 protein → MDISVVVPLFNEEESLPELTAWIDRVMTANHFSYEVILVDDGSKDNSWKIIEQLKLQNGNISAIKFRRNYGKSAALNVGFAAAQGDVVITMDADLQDSPDEIPELYDRIMNKGADLVSGWKQKRYDPLTKTIPTKLFNGVTRSMSGIHNLHDFNCGLKAYKKEVVKNIEVYGEMHRYIPVIAKWAGFTNIQEQIVQHYPRKYGSTKFGPGRFIKGFLDLLSIFFVGKFSKRPMHFFGVMGVISFLAGLFISIYLICHKLMSIANGTPFRDITDQPLFFFALTAIILGTQLFLTGFLAELVSRSSSDRNEYQIEKVI, encoded by the coding sequence ATGGATATTTCAGTTGTAGTTCCATTATTTAACGAGGAAGAGTCCCTGCCGGAGTTGACCGCCTGGATTGATCGTGTCATGACTGCCAATCACTTCTCGTATGAAGTCATTCTGGTAGATGATGGCAGCAAGGATAATTCATGGAAAATCATTGAACAGCTGAAGCTGCAGAACGGCAATATTTCGGCGATTAAATTCCGACGTAATTATGGAAAATCCGCTGCTTTAAATGTAGGATTTGCGGCTGCTCAGGGGGATGTCGTCATTACTATGGACGCAGATCTTCAGGATAGTCCTGACGAGATTCCGGAATTGTATGACCGCATTATGAATAAAGGCGCTGACCTGGTTTCGGGCTGGAAACAAAAACGTTATGATCCGTTGACCAAAACAATTCCGACGAAACTGTTCAACGGTGTGACCCGATCGATGTCGGGAATTCACAATTTACATGATTTCAATTGCGGTCTCAAAGCATACAAAAAGGAGGTCGTCAAAAATATAGAAGTATATGGTGAAATGCACCGGTATATTCCTGTCATAGCCAAGTGGGCAGGCTTTACCAATATTCAGGAGCAGATTGTGCAACATTATCCGCGCAAGTACGGCTCCACGAAATTTGGCCCCGGTCGTTTTATCAAGGGTTTTTTAGACCTACTTTCGATATTTTTCGTCGGAAAATTCTCTAAACGGCCTATGCACTTTTTTGGCGTCATGGGCGTGATTAGTTTTCTTGCGGGCCTTTTCATTTCGATTTATCTGATCTGTCATAAGTTGATGAGCATCGCTAATGGCACACCGTTTAGAGATATCACAGATCAGCCTTTGTTTTTCTTTGCGCTGACAGCGATTATCTTGGGAACACAATTGTTCCTGACCGGTTTTTTGGCGGAATTGGTCTCCAGGAGCAGCTCTGATCGAAATGAGTATCAGATCGAAAAAGTCATTTAA
- a CDS encoding lmo0937 family membrane protein: protein MGNLLYIIAVILVIIWAISFFGGYAGGNIIHILLVIAIIVVLLRVIRGNA, encoded by the coding sequence ATGGGAAATTTATTGTACATCATTGCCGTCATCCTGGTCATTATCTGGGCAATCAGCTTTTTTGGAGGTTATGCAGGAGGTAATATCATCCACATCCTACTCGTCATCGCCATTATTGTCGTTTTGTTGCGTGTTATACGTGGTAATGCTTAA